From the Papaver somniferum cultivar HN1 chromosome 2, ASM357369v1, whole genome shotgun sequence genome, the window TTTTCTCGGAAATTCGCTTTAGATTTTCAATTTGGCAACGTCTACTTTGGCGGCGGACATTACATTCACGAAACGTTGAGGCCTTCTTTCATTTACACCCCACTCATCAGTAACCCATACAATCAAGACTATTCTACTGATTATTACATTGGCGTCAAATCAATCCAGATAGATGGTGAAAATGTCGCAATACACAAAAAAATGTTATCGATTAACAGAAAAAATGGAGTTGGCGGAACGAAATTCAGCACTCTGCTTCCCTATACCGCTATGGAGACATCAATATACAAGGCTTTCACTAGTCTTTACGTTAAGAGGGCGAAAGCCATGAATATCACTCGCGCTGCTTCGGTTAAACCTTTCGGTGCTTGTTTTAATTCTTCTACCATGGTTACTAGCTATCCAGAAGGACTTGTTGTGCCACAAGTCAATCTTGTATTGACCAACAATGTAGTTTGGCGTGTGGTTGGGGCAAAGAGTTCTTTGAAGTATGTTAATGACAATGTGTTGTGTTTGGGGTTCATTGATGGAGGTTTGAAGGCAAGGACTTCGATAGTTATCGGTGGGCTTCAACTGCAGGATAATCTCTTGGAGTTTGATATTCCAAAGTCGAGAGTAGGATTCAGTCAACCCTTGTATCAATTAGTTGGTCCAACCAACTAGTAGTTAAAGTGGTATTCCGGGGATTGCATCACCAGCTGAAGTACAGTGTCGATGCATTCAGCTAGTCGGTTGTCGGTCGTTTGTCCTTTTTTCTTTCTGTGTTCTTCTCAAAACTCTAAACAaatgtatgaaaagaagaaaagcaaaagaaagaaaacttaaaCTAGTATAGATTCCCACTTTTGTCTCTGTCGCACTCTCTACTATCTTCACTTTGGTGATAATCTGAACATTACTGATTATTCTTTGTCTATATTCTCTTTAATCTTTAGATATATAGATACAAATTCTCTTCACAAACCACTCTTCATGAACCCTGAAACTTCCTCCAATGGCTTCACTGTTTACCACCAAACCCATATCAAGTACTTCTTTTATCACTATGTTTCTTATTCTTAACATAGCTTTCCCTAGTTTCATTTCTTCTCAATCATCTTTGTGTAGGACTTCTTGCGGTGATGTCCCAATCGAATACCCATTCAGTATTGATGCTGGATGTGGAAGTCCTTATTTCAGACACATTTTTTCATGTTCTGATTCAGGAAAACTTGAGTTAAGAACACCCTCTGGCAGATATCCTGTGGTTAATATAAGTTATTCCGATTCGCACATCCTAGTTTCTGATCCTTTCATGTGGAAATGCAACGACGGCCATGATTTTCGCCCTACTAGACCTTTTAGTCTTGATACAAGCACACATTTAACTCTTTCTACTCAAAACAACTATCTGTTCTTCAACTGCAGTGAAGAAAAGGTCATTGTTTCTCCAAAACCAAGTTTTTGTGAGCGATTTCCAGATAAATGTGATTCGTCTTGTGACAGTGCTAGTTATCTTTGTCGACATTTACCCGACTGTCCTTTCGGTTTGGGTGGGAGGGTTCCTTGTTGTTCTTATTATCCTAAGGCTACTGAATCTCTAAGGTATGTATATTTCTATTCTTGCATACATTTTCATGATAAATTTTGCAACGGATACCAATATTTTTGCTGCTTTTCTATAACAGGTTGATGTTGCAGTACTGTACATCATATACTAGCGTATATTGGAGAAATGTTGGTGCTCTTCAACCTTATGATCAAGTACCTGAATACGGAATTCGGATAAATTATGATATCCCGATCACAACAAGTTGTCTTCAGTGTCAAGAGTACTCGAATGGAGGGGGAACATGTGGTTTTGATACTCGATCTCAAAATTTTACTTGTTTATGCGAGAAAGGAAATGTAACAACTTACTGTACAGGTAACTACATTTTTCGCTTTCGAACTACAATATCATGCATCCGCAACTTCTCTAACGAAAAACTGTAATATTCTTTTGCAGATCATCAAGACTATCAGCACCATAGAAGTATTAAAGTCATAGCAGGTAAACCAACAATAAGACCAATCTTATGTTTTTaagaaattgcaaggaaatctagaAATTTGGGCAATGAGTAACTCAAACTTCTCCCATAACTTAAATTTTGCAGTGACAGCTACCGGGGTTTCGTTTGCCGGGGCCATAGGAATTGGAGCAGGAATAtggtacataaaaaaattgagaGCAACGGCTCCAGTTACATGTGGAGTTCAGAGCAATGAGAACAGGTTTTTTTGATGAAAAGGGATGAAGGCCAATACCTCTTGCCACTTTTTTTTTCCCCTTCAATTTGCTTTTTTGTATAATTTGAGTCCTATTTTGTATACTGAGACAAGTCACGGTTTGAACTTGCAAATTGTTGTTAACTATTCAAAAGATATTCTTTCTTACAtgttgaagaaaagaaaaagagttgTGTTAAATGTCTATCTTttgtcaaaaaaagaaaaagacgagTTGCTAACTTTATTTACAGACTGGTCAAAAGCATGGAAGATGCTGAATTGCTAGTCAATCAACcttcaaaggaaaagaaaagagtaAGCCATGAGGCAGAATCATGAAATGAAGTTCAACTTGATACTGGTAACTACATGAAAACAATAATCTAATTGAAGGGGGCCTTCTTTTTTCTACATTTATTGACCCAACAGGGCCCAAAAAGATGAAAAGGAAATAAAGGTGAAACACACTAGTATACAACATTAAATTGCAATTAAACACAGTATTATTTGTAATATCAAGTGTTCCCTTTTAATATACAAATCCTCTTCTTCGTATCCTGAATGCATGCTTCTCATAAGCAAACCGATGTCTCTTAACCAGTTATCATGAGTGAACTAGTTGAACTACTTGGGCTTTTACGCATTAAGTTCACTGTCGAGCGCAGATATTTATCATTTGCATTCAAGCATGACTTGGCAATCTCAATCAGTTGGGAGCAGATTTGTGATATTTCATTACTTGcctatcaaaaaccaaaaaaatacaaaataaaaaatcaccaacttttattggtttaaattaccTCTCATCTGATAGCAAAATAACGATACCAAAATgctgtttttgtattttttttttaatagttttcagAGATGCAGTTGCAAGCTTACCTTGAAAGCTGTTAAGATGCAGTTGCAAGCTTCTAGCGCTGTACTTCCTCGAGTAATCTACGTGTAACAGTTATGGGTTAAAAGAAAAAACTCAAAATATTAC encodes:
- the LOC113348562 gene encoding basic 7S globulin-like — translated: MASYSFTYFLLISFLLSHSDAQPFSSSRPRGVVLPFHKDPSTHQYVTEISLATPKVPIRLVLDLGGKLPWIHCGQKQQTSSYQPVDCKSPQCLLASSNTVQIPQCCNKTCSISSTNTVTRSTSSGQLGSDDVTLQSGYEPGQRPYLWIRGENVTARRFAFGCGTTSLNGLAKGVNGMAGLGRSGLSLVSQFSAAFHFSRKFALDFQFGNVYFGGGHYIHETLRPSFIYTPLISNPYNQDYSTDYYIGVKSIQIDGENVAIHKKMLSINRKNGVGGTKFSTLLPYTAMETSIYKAFTSLYVKRAKAMNITRAASVKPFGACFNSSTMVTSYPEGLVVPQVNLVLTNNVVWRVVGAKSSLKYVNDNVLCLGFIDGGLKARTSIVIGGLQLQDNLLEFDIPKSRVGFSQPLYQLVGPTN
- the LOC113348563 gene encoding uncharacterized protein LOC113348563 — protein: MASLFTTKPISSTSFITMFLILNIAFPSFISSQSSLCRTSCGDVPIEYPFSIDAGCGSPYFRHIFSCSDSGKLELRTPSGRYPVVNISYSDSHILVSDPFMWKCNDGHDFRPTRPFSLDTSTHLTLSTQNNYLFFNCSEEKVIVSPKPSFCERFPDKCDSSCDSASYLCRHLPDCPFGLGGRVPCCSYYPKATESLRLMLQYCTSYTSVYWRNVGALQPYDQVPEYGIRINYDIPITTSCLQCQEYSNGGGTCGFDTRSQNFTCLCEKGNVTTYCTDHQDYQHHRSIKVIAVTATGVSFAGAIGIGAGIWYIKKLRATAPVTCGVQSNENRFF